Proteins from one Thalassophryne amazonica chromosome 20, fThaAma1.1, whole genome shotgun sequence genomic window:
- the slc52a2 gene encoding solute carrier family 52, riboflavin transporter, member 2 isoform X1, which yields MSGSWWSAEAVTHGLIALFAMGSWISVNSLWVELPVIVDVLPEGWNLPAYLSVLIAFGNLGPIMVTITHHCAPGRLNERLLIHCIQILAVVASIFLAVFWSHTVTVAGVKRSVPFLLLTFVLSLVCCTSSVTFLPIMFQYPPQYIRTFFIGQGLSALFPCIVALGQGVSKLECKIVNGTVKPEYLRENFPAQNFFGFLFVMLSVSTLSYFLLTRRQTALQQDEPQQESGDVDAAMKVEEMDLLHNGGMSMSSKEVVVEEQSSAQTFWNLRNIYFLTLLAISNALTNGVLPSVQSFSCLPYNAMTFHLSVVLGNIANPLACFLAMFVILRSSSSLSLLSLAGGVFAAYLLALAALSPCPPLLGKTAGVVLVVLSWIIFTGLFSYLKVVIGTLLHEAGHTALLWCGIAIQAGSLIGALTMFPLVNVYHVFTRAQECVDNCG from the exons GGTGGAACTTGCCAGCGTACCTCTCAGTTCTGATTGCATTTGGGAACCTGGGTCCAATAATGGTCACCATCACTCATCACTGTGCTCCAGGACGGTTAAACGAGCGCCTCCTTATCCACTGTATCCAGATTCTAGCAGTGGTGGCATCCATTTTTCTGGCAGTCTTCTGGTCGCACACAGTCACTGTAGCTGGGGTAAAAAGATCAGTACCATTCCTGCTCCTCACGTTTGTCTTGTCTTTGGTGTGCTGTACGTCCAGCGTCACCTTCCTGCCTATTATGTTTCAGTACCCTCCTCAGTATATTCGTACTTTCTTCATTGGACAGGGTCTCAGTGCCTTGTTCCCTTGCATTGTGGCTTTAGGACAAGGTGTTAGCAAGCTGGAGTGTAAAATAGTCAACGGCACTGTGAAGCCGGAGTATTTAAGAGAGAATTTCCCTGCCCAGAACTTCTTTGGGTTCTTGTTTGTCATGCTGTCAGTCTCAACCCTGAGCTACTTTTTACTGACACGAAGGCAAACTGCACTGCAACAAGATGAACCACAGCAGGAGTCTGGCGATGTGGATGCTGCAATGAAAGTTGAGGAGATGGATCTGCTGCACAACGGAGGGATGTCAATGTCTTCAAAAGAGGTTGTGGTGGAGGAACAATCATCTGCTCAGACATTTTGGAACCTACGTAACATCTACTTTCTGACTCTGCTTGCGATCTCAAACGCCCTCACCAACGGCGTTCTGCCATCTGTTCAGAGTTTCTCCTGTTTGCCCTACAATGCTATGACCTTTCATCTCTCTGTGGTCCTTGGCAACATCGCAAATCCACTAGCCTGCTTTCTAGCCATGTTTGTCATTCTCAg GTCTTCCAGCAGTTTGAGCCTCTTGTCTTTGGCAGGGGGTGTATTTGCGGCATATCTCTTGGCATTAGCGGCTCTCAGCCCATGTCCACCGCTCCTTGGAAAGACTGCTGGTGTGGTTCTAGTG GTTCTCTCTTGGataatattcactggcctcttcTCCTACCTGAAGGTGGTTATTGGGACTTTGCTTCACGAAGCGGGCCACACCGCCCTGCTGTGGTGCGGAATCGCTATCCAGGCGGGCTCCCTTATCGGAGCACTGACTATGTTCCCTCTGGTCAATGTCTACCACGTGTTCACCCGTGCTCAGGAGTGCGTGGATAACTGCGGTTAA
- the slc52a2 gene encoding solute carrier family 52, riboflavin transporter, member 2 isoform X2: MVTITHHCAPGRLNERLLIHCIQILAVVASIFLAVFWSHTVTVAGVKRSVPFLLLTFVLSLVCCTSSVTFLPIMFQYPPQYIRTFFIGQGLSALFPCIVALGQGVSKLECKIVNGTVKPEYLRENFPAQNFFGFLFVMLSVSTLSYFLLTRRQTALQQDEPQQESGDVDAAMKVEEMDLLHNGGMSMSSKEVVVEEQSSAQTFWNLRNIYFLTLLAISNALTNGVLPSVQSFSCLPYNAMTFHLSVVLGNIANPLACFLAMFVILRSSSSLSLLSLAGGVFAAYLLALAALSPCPPLLGKTAGVVLVVLSWIIFTGLFSYLKVVIGTLLHEAGHTALLWCGIAIQAGSLIGALTMFPLVNVYHVFTRAQECVDNCG, translated from the exons ATGGTCACCATCACTCATCACTGTGCTCCAGGACGGTTAAACGAGCGCCTCCTTATCCACTGTATCCAGATTCTAGCAGTGGTGGCATCCATTTTTCTGGCAGTCTTCTGGTCGCACACAGTCACTGTAGCTGGGGTAAAAAGATCAGTACCATTCCTGCTCCTCACGTTTGTCTTGTCTTTGGTGTGCTGTACGTCCAGCGTCACCTTCCTGCCTATTATGTTTCAGTACCCTCCTCAGTATATTCGTACTTTCTTCATTGGACAGGGTCTCAGTGCCTTGTTCCCTTGCATTGTGGCTTTAGGACAAGGTGTTAGCAAGCTGGAGTGTAAAATAGTCAACGGCACTGTGAAGCCGGAGTATTTAAGAGAGAATTTCCCTGCCCAGAACTTCTTTGGGTTCTTGTTTGTCATGCTGTCAGTCTCAACCCTGAGCTACTTTTTACTGACACGAAGGCAAACTGCACTGCAACAAGATGAACCACAGCAGGAGTCTGGCGATGTGGATGCTGCAATGAAAGTTGAGGAGATGGATCTGCTGCACAACGGAGGGATGTCAATGTCTTCAAAAGAGGTTGTGGTGGAGGAACAATCATCTGCTCAGACATTTTGGAACCTACGTAACATCTACTTTCTGACTCTGCTTGCGATCTCAAACGCCCTCACCAACGGCGTTCTGCCATCTGTTCAGAGTTTCTCCTGTTTGCCCTACAATGCTATGACCTTTCATCTCTCTGTGGTCCTTGGCAACATCGCAAATCCACTAGCCTGCTTTCTAGCCATGTTTGTCATTCTCAg GTCTTCCAGCAGTTTGAGCCTCTTGTCTTTGGCAGGGGGTGTATTTGCGGCATATCTCTTGGCATTAGCGGCTCTCAGCCCATGTCCACCGCTCCTTGGAAAGACTGCTGGTGTGGTTCTAGTG GTTCTCTCTTGGataatattcactggcctcttcTCCTACCTGAAGGTGGTTATTGGGACTTTGCTTCACGAAGCGGGCCACACCGCCCTGCTGTGGTGCGGAATCGCTATCCAGGCGGGCTCCCTTATCGGAGCACTGACTATGTTCCCTCTGGTCAATGTCTACCACGTGTTCACCCGTGCTCAGGAGTGCGTGGATAACTGCGGTTAA